One window from the genome of Variovorax sp. PAMC26660 encodes:
- a CDS encoding molybdopterin-binding protein, with the protein MSIQAINVRNQFRGKVREIIRGDVVSEVDVETAWGIVTSVITTRSVDELQLKIGSDVVALVKSTEVSIAKL; encoded by the coding sequence ATGTCCATCCAAGCCATCAACGTGCGCAACCAGTTCCGGGGCAAGGTCCGCGAGATCATCCGCGGCGACGTCGTCTCCGAAGTCGATGTCGAAACCGCCTGGGGCATCGTGACCTCGGTCATCACCACGCGCTCGGTCGACGAGCTGCAACTGAAGATCGGCTCCGACGTGGTTGCACTCGTGAAGTCGACGGAAGTTTCGATCGCGAAGCTCTGA
- a CDS encoding malonic semialdehyde reductase yields MTTLNTIPDAALDQLFRKARTVHAFKPVPVTDEVIHKLYDLVKWGPTAFNAQPARYVFVRSEEAKAKLKPAVSAGNTAQTLQAGVTVIVAHDTRFYEHLPAQFPAYDAKPFFEKSAEAAQATAFRNSSLQGAYLILAARSLGLDAGPQSGFNADLIDKAFFSDGRYRANFLVNLGVADHAGTFERGPRLAFDEVAQIV; encoded by the coding sequence ATGACCACACTCAACACCATCCCCGACGCCGCGCTCGACCAACTGTTTCGCAAGGCGCGCACCGTGCACGCCTTCAAGCCGGTGCCCGTGACCGACGAGGTGATCCACAAGCTCTACGACCTCGTGAAGTGGGGCCCGACCGCCTTCAACGCCCAGCCGGCGCGCTACGTGTTCGTGCGCAGCGAAGAGGCCAAGGCAAAGCTCAAGCCGGCGGTGTCGGCAGGCAACACCGCGCAGACGCTGCAGGCCGGCGTGACGGTGATCGTGGCGCACGACACGCGCTTCTACGAACACCTGCCCGCGCAGTTCCCGGCCTACGACGCCAAGCCCTTCTTCGAGAAGAGCGCCGAGGCCGCGCAGGCCACGGCCTTTCGCAACAGCAGCCTGCAGGGCGCCTACCTGATCCTGGCGGCGCGCTCGCTCGGGCTCGACGCGGGTCCGCAATCGGGCTTCAACGCGGACCTGATCGACAAGGCCTTCTTCTCCGATGGCCGCTACCGGGCCAACTTCCTTGTCAACCTCGGCGTGGCTGACCACGCCGGTACTTTCGAGCGCGGCCCCCGGCTGGCGTTCGACGAAGTGGCGCAGATCGTCTGA
- a CDS encoding O-acetylhomoserine aminocarboxypropyltransferase/cysteine synthase family protein, whose protein sequence is MSQNWKFETLSVHAGYSPEPTTRAVAPPIYQTVAYAFDSAQHGADLFDLKVPGNIYTRINNPTQDVLEQRVAALEGGIAALALASGQAAVTYAIQTIAEAGDNIISSTALYGGTYNLFAHTLPQFGITTRFADHRDPTSFEKLFDEKTKAVFVESLGNPAGNVTDIAAIAEIAHRHGVPLIVDNTVPSPYLSRPIEHGADIVVHSLTKYLGGHGTSIGGAIVDSGKFPWAEHKERFKRLNEPDVSYHGVVYTEALGPAAYIGRARVVPLRNTGAAISPFNAFLILQGIETLALRMDRISSNALRVAQHLKTHKAVNWVNYAALEDHPDHALAQKYFGGRSSGVLTFGIGSGREGGAKFLDALKLFTRLVNIGDVRSLATHPASTTHRQLSPEELARAGVTEDTVRLSVGIEHIDDLLADLDVALAAAS, encoded by the coding sequence ATGTCGCAGAACTGGAAATTCGAAACCCTGTCGGTGCATGCCGGCTACTCGCCCGAACCCACCACGCGCGCCGTGGCGCCGCCGATCTACCAGACGGTGGCCTATGCCTTCGACAGCGCGCAGCACGGCGCGGACCTGTTCGACCTGAAGGTGCCGGGCAACATCTACACCCGCATCAACAACCCGACGCAGGACGTGCTGGAGCAGCGCGTGGCCGCGCTCGAAGGCGGCATCGCGGCGCTGGCGCTGGCCTCGGGCCAGGCGGCAGTGACCTATGCGATCCAGACCATCGCCGAAGCCGGCGACAACATCATCAGCAGCACCGCGCTGTATGGCGGCACCTACAACCTGTTCGCGCACACGCTGCCGCAGTTCGGCATCACCACGCGCTTTGCGGACCACCGCGATCCGACGAGCTTCGAGAAGCTGTTCGACGAGAAGACCAAGGCGGTGTTCGTCGAGTCGTTGGGCAACCCGGCCGGCAACGTGACCGACATCGCGGCCATCGCCGAGATCGCGCACCGCCACGGCGTGCCGCTGATCGTCGACAACACCGTGCCTTCGCCTTATCTGAGCCGGCCCATCGAGCACGGCGCCGACATCGTCGTGCACTCGCTCACCAAGTACCTGGGCGGCCACGGCACCAGCATCGGCGGCGCCATCGTCGATTCGGGCAAGTTCCCGTGGGCTGAGCACAAGGAGCGCTTCAAGCGGCTGAACGAGCCCGACGTGAGTTACCACGGCGTGGTCTACACCGAGGCGCTGGGCCCGGCCGCCTACATCGGACGTGCACGCGTGGTGCCGTTGCGCAATACCGGCGCCGCCATCTCACCGTTCAATGCCTTCCTGATCCTGCAGGGCATCGAGACGCTGGCCTTGCGCATGGACCGCATCAGCAGCAATGCGCTCAGGGTGGCGCAGCACCTGAAGACGCACAAGGCTGTGAACTGGGTCAACTACGCCGCACTCGAAGACCACCCCGACCACGCGCTGGCGCAGAAATACTTCGGCGGCCGTTCCAGCGGCGTGCTGACCTTCGGCATCGGCAGTGGCCGCGAGGGTGGGGCGAAGTTCCTCGATGCGCTCAAGCTGTTCACGCGTCTCGTGAACATCGGCGATGTGCGCTCGCTCGCCACGCATCCGGCCTCGACCACGCACCGCCAACTGTCGCCCGAAGAACTGGCCAGGGCGGGCGTGACCGAAGACACGGTGCGCCTGTCGGTCGGCATCGAACACATCGACGACCTGCTGGCCGACCTTGATGTCGCGCTGGCCGCCGCGTCCTGA
- a CDS encoding ATP-binding cassette domain-containing protein, translating to MSAVLKDLQPQAIAGGVRLEARGLHKRYGAREVLRNTQLTIEPGQFLAIVGRSGCGKSTLLRLIAGLEEATSGGLYTDGRAVHGLHDDTRIMFQEARLLPWRRVLDNVTLGLPSDAKARGKEVLAQVGLADRENEWPARLSGGQRQRVALARALVHHPRLLLLDEPLGALDALTRIEMHRLIENLWQRHRFTALLVTHDVQEAVALADRVILIEDGRIALDENIALARPRSQGDPAFAAIEKRILDRVLQKPGEPEPESANTSWLGTPAHALRWAI from the coding sequence ATGAGTGCCGTTCTGAAAGACCTCCAACCCCAGGCCATCGCAGGTGGCGTGCGCCTCGAAGCACGGGGCCTGCACAAGCGCTACGGCGCGCGCGAAGTGCTGCGCAACACCCAGCTCACCATCGAGCCGGGCCAGTTCCTAGCCATCGTCGGGCGCAGCGGCTGCGGCAAGAGCACGCTGCTGCGGCTCATCGCGGGGCTGGAAGAAGCAACGTCCGGTGGGCTCTACACCGACGGCAGGGCCGTGCACGGCCTGCACGACGACACACGCATCATGTTCCAGGAGGCGCGCCTCTTGCCCTGGCGCCGCGTGCTCGACAACGTGACGCTGGGCCTGCCCAGCGATGCCAAGGCGCGTGGCAAGGAAGTGCTCGCGCAGGTCGGCCTGGCCGACCGCGAGAACGAATGGCCGGCGCGTCTGTCGGGCGGCCAGCGCCAGCGCGTGGCGCTGGCACGGGCACTTGTGCATCACCCGCGCCTGCTGCTGCTCGACGAGCCGCTGGGTGCGCTGGACGCGCTCACGCGCATCGAGATGCACCGCCTGATCGAGAACCTGTGGCAGCGCCACCGGTTCACCGCGCTGCTGGTGACGCACGACGTGCAGGAAGCCGTGGCGCTGGCCGACCGCGTGATCCTGATCGAAGACGGTCGCATCGCGCTCGACGAGAACATCGCGCTGGCCCGTCCGCGCTCGCAGGGCGATCCGGCATTTGCGGCCATCGAGAAACGCATCCTCGACCGCGTGCTGCAAAAGCCCGGCGAGCCCGAACCCGAAAGCGCCAACACCAGTTGGCTCGGCACGCCCGCGCACGCGCTGCGCTGGGCCATCTGA
- a CDS encoding aliphatic sulfonate ABC transporter substrate-binding protein encodes MTTKSMISRRTAIATLGAVAAFGSGTVLAQGTATRPVTVRLGYQKSSTLIAVLKVQGTLEKQLAPLNATLSWHEFTSGLPLLEALNLDNLDISADVADTVPVFAQAAGADLTFLAQEAPSPAAQAIVVREDSPIRTVADLKGKKIGFAKAAGVHYLLIAALDKAGLSFKDIEPAYLTPADGRAAFEKGAIDAWVVWDPFLSAAQRQSKVRVLADGAGIASYQRYYLARSKFAKARPDVLHVVYAELEKTGKWVKQNSKEAAALLSPVWGLDAATLEQANSRRSYAVRPVVAEGLAEQQRIADAFFSEKLLPKKINALDVALFKPGA; translated from the coding sequence ATGACGACGAAATCCATGATCTCCCGCCGCACGGCCATCGCCACGCTGGGCGCTGTCGCTGCATTCGGCTCGGGCACGGTGCTGGCGCAGGGCACGGCCACCCGACCCGTCACCGTGCGGCTCGGCTACCAGAAGTCCTCGACGCTGATCGCCGTGCTCAAGGTGCAGGGCACGCTCGAAAAGCAACTCGCGCCGCTGAACGCCACGCTGAGCTGGCACGAGTTCACCAGCGGCCTGCCATTGCTCGAAGCGCTGAACCTCGACAACCTGGACATCAGCGCCGATGTGGCCGACACCGTACCGGTGTTCGCACAGGCCGCCGGTGCCGATCTGACCTTTCTTGCGCAAGAGGCGCCATCGCCCGCTGCGCAAGCCATCGTGGTGCGCGAAGACTCGCCGATCCGCACGGTGGCCGATCTCAAGGGCAAGAAGATCGGCTTTGCCAAGGCGGCCGGCGTGCACTACCTGCTGATCGCCGCGCTCGACAAGGCGGGCCTGTCCTTCAAGGACATCGAGCCGGCGTACCTCACGCCCGCCGATGGCCGCGCCGCCTTCGAGAAGGGGGCCATCGACGCCTGGGTGGTGTGGGACCCGTTCCTTTCCGCGGCGCAGCGCCAGTCGAAGGTGCGCGTGCTGGCCGACGGTGCCGGCATCGCCTCGTACCAGCGCTACTACCTGGCCCGCAGCAAGTTCGCCAAGGCCCGGCCCGACGTGCTGCACGTGGTCTATGCCGAGCTGGAGAAGACCGGCAAGTGGGTCAAGCAGAACTCGAAGGAAGCGGCCGCGCTGCTGTCGCCCGTGTGGGGCCTGGACGCCGCGACCCTCGAGCAGGCCAACAGCCGCCGCAGCTACGCGGTGCGGCCGGTGGTGGCCGAGGGCCTCGCCGAGCAGCAACGCATTGCCGATGCCTTCTTCTCGGAAAAGCTGTTGCCGAAAAAAATCAATGCGCTCGACGTGGCGCTGTTCAAGCCGGGAGCCTGA
- the ssuC gene encoding aliphatic sulfonate ABC transporter permease SsuC: MTEQVQELPVTTNDAGAGKALKAFGINVAKRLIPWLVPVGLIVFWQIASSLGWISTRVLPAPVDVVKAAWTLTASGELWTHVKVSAGRALAGLAIGGGAGLALGLLTGSVKFAETLLDSTIQMVRNIPALALIPLVILWFGIDESAKLFLISVSVFFPIYLNTFHGIRNVDPQLIEMGRTYGLSRWQLYREVILPGALSSILVGLRFSLGLMWVILIVAETISAQAGIGYLTMNAREFLQTDIVLVGILLYALLGKLADLFARGLEQWWLRWHPGYQKKAS; the protein is encoded by the coding sequence ATGACCGAACAAGTGCAGGAGCTTCCGGTGACCACCAACGATGCAGGCGCAGGCAAGGCATTGAAGGCCTTCGGCATCAACGTCGCGAAGCGGCTCATTCCGTGGCTGGTGCCGGTGGGGCTGATCGTGTTCTGGCAGATCGCGTCGTCGCTCGGCTGGATCTCCACCCGTGTGCTGCCGGCGCCGGTCGATGTGGTCAAGGCCGCATGGACGCTCACCGCGTCGGGCGAGCTGTGGACGCACGTCAAGGTCAGCGCGGGCCGTGCGCTCGCGGGCCTGGCCATTGGCGGCGGCGCGGGGCTGGCGCTGGGCCTGCTGACCGGCTCGGTGAAGTTCGCCGAAACGCTGCTCGACTCGACCATCCAGATGGTGCGCAACATCCCCGCGCTGGCGCTGATCCCGCTGGTGATCCTGTGGTTCGGCATTGACGAGTCGGCCAAGCTGTTCCTGATCTCGGTGTCGGTGTTCTTCCCGATCTACCTGAACACCTTCCACGGCATCCGCAATGTCGATCCGCAGCTCATCGAGATGGGGCGCACCTATGGCCTGTCGCGCTGGCAGCTCTACCGCGAGGTGATCCTGCCGGGCGCGCTGTCGTCGATCCTGGTGGGCCTGCGTTTCTCGCTGGGCCTGATGTGGGTGATCCTGATCGTGGCCGAGACCATCTCGGCGCAGGCCGGCATCGGCTACCTGACGATGAACGCCCGCGAGTTCCTGCAGACCGACATCGTGCTGGTGGGCATCCTGCTGTACGCGCTGCTCGGCAAGCTGGCCGACCTGTTCGCACGCGGACTGGAGCAATGGTGGCTGCGCTGGCACCCCGGCTACCAGAAGAAGGCGAGCTGA
- the ssuD gene encoding FMNH2-dependent alkanesulfonate monooxygenase: protein MQIFWFLPTHGDSRYLGTSEGARPIDLAYLQQIAGAADNLGYEGVLIPTGRSCEDPWVIASSLIGSTKKLKFLVAVRPGLHQPSLAARMAATFDRLSGGRLLVNLVTGGDQAELEGDGVYLEHASRYEQSAEFIRIWREIIARSHDGQAFDYEGKHLSVKGAKLLYPSVQKPYPPVWFGGSSAAAHDLAAEQVDAYLTWGEPPAEVAKKIADVRARAERQGRKVEFGIRLHVIVRETEDAAWKAAEELISRVDDETVIRAQAAFSRMDSEGQRRMAALHAGGAKRSRAELEISPNLWAGVGLVRGGAGTALVGDAKTVAARIEEYAALGLDKFILSGYPHLEEAYRFAELVFPLLSRKAQTRLAGGSLSGPFGEVVANLDAPSRLVSQS, encoded by the coding sequence ATGCAGATCTTCTGGTTCCTTCCCACGCACGGCGACAGCCGCTACCTTGGCACCAGCGAAGGCGCGCGCCCCATCGACCTGGCGTACCTGCAGCAGATCGCGGGCGCGGCCGACAACCTGGGCTACGAGGGCGTGCTGATTCCCACGGGCCGTTCATGCGAAGACCCGTGGGTCATTGCGTCGAGCCTGATCGGTTCGACCAAGAAGCTCAAGTTCCTGGTTGCGGTGCGGCCTGGCCTGCACCAGCCCAGCCTGGCCGCGCGCATGGCCGCTACGTTTGACCGGCTCTCGGGCGGGCGCCTGCTGGTGAACCTCGTGACCGGCGGCGACCAGGCCGAACTCGAAGGCGACGGCGTGTATCTCGAACATGCGTCGCGCTACGAGCAGTCGGCCGAGTTCATCCGCATCTGGCGCGAAATCATCGCGCGCAGCCATGACGGGCAGGCCTTCGACTACGAGGGCAAGCACCTGAGCGTGAAGGGCGCCAAGCTGCTGTATCCGTCGGTGCAAAAGCCGTACCCACCCGTGTGGTTCGGCGGCTCTTCGGCTGCGGCGCACGACCTTGCGGCCGAGCAGGTCGATGCGTACCTCACCTGGGGCGAACCGCCCGCCGAAGTGGCGAAGAAGATCGCCGACGTGCGCGCCCGTGCCGAGCGCCAGGGCCGCAAGGTCGAGTTCGGCATTCGCCTGCACGTGATCGTGCGCGAGACCGAAGACGCCGCCTGGAAGGCCGCCGAAGAACTGATCAGCCGCGTGGACGACGAAACCGTCATCCGCGCCCAGGCCGCTTTTTCGCGCATGGACTCCGAAGGCCAGCGCCGCATGGCCGCGCTGCATGCCGGCGGCGCCAAGCGTTCGCGCGCCGAACTCGAAATCTCGCCGAACCTGTGGGCCGGCGTGGGCCTCGTGCGTGGCGGTGCCGGCACCGCACTGGTGGGCGATGCGAAGACCGTGGCGGCGCGCATCGAGGAATACGCAGCGCTCGGCCTCGACAAATTCATTCTCTCGGGCTACCCGCACCTGGAAGAGGCCTACCGCTTCGCCGAACTGGTGTTCCCGCTGCTCTCGCGCAAGGCGCAGACGCGGCTGGCCGGGGGCTCGCTGAGTGGCCCGTTCGGCGAAGTCGTTGCCAACCTCGACGCGCCGTCGCGCCTTGTCTCCCAAAGCTGA
- a CDS encoding sulfonate ABC transporter substrate-binding protein — MTLISALRRRLIQGVAAAIALPSSFAALAQAPARQLRIGNQKGPLSILKGRGTLEKRLAPLGVTVKWTEFTAGPVQLEALNVGSIDFGDVGEAPPIFAQAAGAPLAYVAATVTRPQSEAVLVPKGSAIKTVADLKGKKIALNKGSNVHYFIVKLFEKHGLSYSDLNLVYLPPADARAAFEKGSVDAWVIWDPFLAAAQKALDAHVLADATGVVGNRAYYFSSLDYVAKNADVLAIAVEEINKIDVWGAANKSEYAGELAKLWGLPKPVADLSVGRVGYGTSPITKAILAEQQKIADTFFELKLIPKKINVLEAAGAGIA; from the coding sequence ATGACATTGATTTCCGCTCTCCGCCGTCGCCTGATTCAAGGCGTTGCCGCTGCCATCGCACTTCCTTCCTCGTTCGCCGCACTGGCGCAGGCGCCCGCGCGGCAGCTTCGCATCGGCAACCAGAAGGGGCCGCTCAGCATCCTCAAGGGCCGTGGCACGCTGGAAAAGCGGCTCGCGCCGCTCGGCGTGACGGTCAAATGGACCGAGTTCACGGCCGGCCCCGTGCAGCTCGAAGCCCTCAACGTCGGCTCCATCGACTTCGGCGATGTGGGCGAAGCGCCCCCCATCTTTGCGCAGGCTGCCGGTGCGCCACTGGCCTATGTGGCGGCCACGGTGACGCGTCCGCAGTCCGAGGCGGTGCTGGTGCCCAAGGGCTCGGCCATCAAGACCGTGGCAGACCTGAAGGGCAAGAAGATCGCGCTCAACAAGGGCTCGAACGTTCATTACTTCATCGTCAAGCTGTTCGAGAAGCATGGCCTTTCCTACAGCGACCTGAACCTGGTCTACCTGCCGCCCGCCGATGCGCGCGCTGCCTTTGAAAAGGGCTCGGTCGACGCCTGGGTGATCTGGGACCCATTCCTCGCCGCTGCCCAGAAGGCACTGGACGCGCACGTGCTGGCCGACGCCACCGGCGTCGTGGGCAACCGCGCCTACTACTTCTCGTCGCTCGACTACGTGGCAAAGAACGCCGACGTGCTCGCCATCGCCGTCGAGGAGATCAACAAGATCGACGTCTGGGGCGCTGCCAACAAGAGCGAATACGCGGGTGAACTCGCCAAGCTCTGGGGCCTGCCCAAGCCGGTGGCCGACCTGTCGGTGGGCCGCGTGGGTTACGGCACGAGCCCGATCACCAAGGCCATCCTGGCCGAGCAGCAGAAGATTGCCGACACCTTCTTCGAGCTGAAGCTGATCCCGAAAAAGATCAACGTGCTCGAAGCTGCCGGCGCAGGGATCGCGTGA
- the ssuE gene encoding NADPH-dependent FMN reductase produces MSVLLIAGSPSAPSRSTALLEAVGERLAKRNARIERLSIRDLPAQALLLAEWTHPAIERAIAQVAAARVIVVATPVYKAAYSGVLKVFLDLLAQNALKGKTVLPLATGGSPHHMLALDYALRPVLQSLSARHILPGVYASDSQIALTPENAYQVHNDLAERLNEAVEVLATEGLKLPATHGFEPVPFSRVRCSV; encoded by the coding sequence GTGTCCGTTCTCCTGATTGCCGGCAGCCCCTCGGCCCCGTCCCGTTCCACCGCCTTGCTCGAGGCCGTGGGCGAGCGGCTGGCCAAACGCAATGCCCGCATCGAGCGGCTCTCGATCCGCGACCTGCCAGCGCAGGCGCTGCTGCTGGCCGAGTGGACCCACCCGGCCATCGAGCGGGCCATCGCCCAGGTGGCGGCGGCCCGCGTGATCGTCGTGGCCACGCCGGTCTACAAGGCGGCCTACAGCGGCGTGCTGAAGGTCTTCCTGGACCTGCTCGCGCAGAACGCGCTCAAGGGCAAGACGGTGCTGCCGCTGGCCACTGGTGGCAGCCCGCACCACATGCTTGCGCTCGACTACGCATTGCGGCCTGTGCTGCAGTCGCTGTCGGCGCGCCACATCCTGCCGGGCGTCTACGCCAGCGATTCGCAGATTGCGCTGACGCCCGAGAACGCCTACCAGGTGCACAACGACCTGGCCGAGCGACTCAACGAGGCCGTCGAGGTGCTCGCCACCGAAGGCCTGAAGCTGCCGGCAACCCACGGCTTCGAGCCGGTGCCGTTCTCCCGCGTGCGATGTAGCGTCTGA
- a CDS encoding sulfate ABC transporter substrate-binding protein: MSLRRDFIKLSLGAGVAGAMALSALPTFAQGGAAPVTLLNVSYDPTRELYVDYNQAFAKYWKAKTGQDVTVKQSHGGSGKQARSIIDGIDADVATLALGGDVDALVTHGGLVKADWQKRLPHNSAPYTSTIVFLVKKGNPKGLKDWDDLIKPGVQVITPNPKTSGGARWNYLAAWEFAKRKYGGDAKAKEYIGNLFKNVPVLDTGARGSTITFVQRGVGDVLLAWENEAFLALKEFGPEKFEIVVPSISILAEPSVAVVDKVVDKKGTRAVAEEYLKYLYSDEGQDIAGRNFYRPTSDKAKAKYDKQFPKLTLVTIDQAFGGWAKADKEHFADGGSFDQIYTTKQK; the protein is encoded by the coding sequence ATGAGCCTTCGCCGCGACTTTATCAAGCTTTCCCTGGGTGCCGGCGTGGCCGGTGCCATGGCCCTGTCGGCATTGCCGACGTTTGCCCAAGGCGGCGCGGCTCCCGTGACGCTGCTGAACGTGTCGTACGACCCGACGCGCGAGCTGTATGTGGACTACAACCAGGCCTTCGCCAAGTACTGGAAGGCCAAGACCGGCCAGGACGTGACGGTCAAGCAGTCGCACGGCGGCTCGGGCAAGCAGGCCCGCTCGATCATCGACGGCATCGACGCCGACGTGGCCACGCTGGCGCTCGGCGGCGACGTCGACGCGCTCGTCACGCACGGCGGCCTTGTCAAGGCCGACTGGCAAAAGCGCCTGCCGCACAACTCCGCCCCCTACACCTCGACCATCGTGTTCCTGGTGAAAAAGGGCAACCCCAAGGGCCTGAAGGACTGGGACGACCTCATCAAGCCCGGCGTGCAGGTGATCACCCCCAACCCCAAGACCTCCGGCGGCGCTCGCTGGAACTACCTGGCCGCATGGGAATTCGCCAAGCGCAAGTACGGCGGCGATGCCAAGGCCAAGGAATACATCGGCAACCTGTTCAAGAACGTGCCCGTGCTCGACACCGGCGCGCGCGGCTCGACCATCACCTTCGTGCAGCGCGGCGTGGGCGACGTGCTGCTGGCCTGGGAAAACGAAGCCTTCCTGGCGCTGAAGGAATTCGGCCCCGAGAAGTTCGAGATCGTCGTGCCTTCGATCTCCATCCTGGCCGAGCCCAGCGTGGCCGTGGTCGACAAGGTCGTCGACAAGAAGGGCACGCGTGCCGTGGCCGAGGAGTACCTGAAGTACCTGTACTCGGACGAAGGCCAGGACATTGCCGGTCGCAACTTCTACCGCCCGACGTCGGACAAGGCGAAGGCCAAGTACGACAAGCAGTTCCCCAAGCTGACGCTGGTGACCATCGACCAGGCCTTCGGCGGCTGGGCGAAGGCCGACAAGGAGCACTTCGCAGACGGCGGCTCCTTCGACCAGATCTACACAACCAAGCAGAAGTAA
- a CDS encoding oxidative damage protection protein, protein MARMVQCIKLGKEAEGLDFPPYPGDLGKRLWENVSKEAWAAWLKQQTMLVNENRLNLADLRARQYLARQMEKHFFGEGADVAQGYVPPPAP, encoded by the coding sequence ATGGCACGCATGGTTCAGTGCATCAAACTCGGCAAAGAGGCCGAAGGGCTCGACTTCCCGCCCTACCCAGGTGATCTGGGCAAGCGCCTGTGGGAAAACGTCAGCAAGGAAGCCTGGGCCGCCTGGCTCAAGCAACAAACAATGCTGGTCAATGAAAACCGGCTGAATCTGGCCGATCTGCGCGCCCGCCAGTACCTGGCGCGGCAGATGGAAAAGCACTTCTTCGGCGAAGGCGCCGACGTGGCGCAAGGCTACGTCCCTCCCCCGGCCCCCTGA